The sequence ATCGCCGGGGAATTACGGGGGCATGCCCGCCATGTGGCCATGGCCGACGATCTCCAAAACGCCCGACAGGGCTTCGAGCCTCTCAGCAAGGCCGTCATCCAGCTGCTGGTGCGGTTCGGCAACCCCCTCGATCATCCGCTTAGATTGGCTTTCTGCCCGATGGCTTTCGGAAACAAGGGAGCCCTGTGGGTGCAGCAAAGCGCCGACATCGCCAATGCATATTTCGGCGCATCGATGTTGACCTGCGGCGAGGTGCGCCAGGAAGTGGCGCCCGGCGGTTTCTTGAAACCCCCCGCTGACGCCGCCTCCGGCGAGCGTCGCGCGGCACCAGCGGCAGGACACCAACATTGACCACGCACACGAATAAAACCGACCATCGACCACGCGGCGCCTGGGATGCGCTGATCGGTTGGTTTGTCGACAACAAGCTGATCGCCCTTCTGCTGGCGGCCATGCTTATCGGAGGCGGCCTCTATGTCGCCCCGTTCTCTTTCGAGAGCGGGTTTCTGCCGCGTGATCCGGTCCCCGTTGATGCCATCCCGGACATCGGCGAGAATCAGCAGATCGTGTTCACCGAGTGGCCGGGTCGATCGCCGCGGGACATCGAAGACCAGATCACCTACCCGCTTACGACGGCGCTCATGGGGATCCCCGGAGTGCGTACCGTCCGCAGCTCCTCGATGTTCGGGTTCTCCAGCATCTACGTGATCTTCAACGATGATGTGGAGTTCTACTGGTCGCGTTCGCGTGTTTTGGAGAAGCTGTCCTCGCTGCCTCCGGGCACGGTGCCGGACGGTCTTACGCCGACCCTGGGGCCTGACGCCACCGCGCTGGGGCAAATCTTTTGGTACACCCTCGAAGGGCGAGATCCACAGGGGCGAACCGTCGGCGGCTGGGACCCGGACGAGCTTCGCAGCATCCAGGACTGGACGGTGCGATACGCGCTGCAGTCGGTTGAAGGCGTCAGTGAAGTCGCGTCCATCGGCGGATTCGTGCGGGAGTACCAGGTCGACGTCGATCCCGAAGCGATGCGGGCGCACGGCGTCAGCCTCACCCAGGTCGTAAATGCGGTCCGCAACAGCAATCTTGACGTCGGCGCGCGCACACTCGAGATCAACAGCGTCGAGTATGTCGTGCGAGGCCTCGGGTTCGTCAAGGACATCGAGGACCTGGAGGCGACGGTCGTTGTCGCCCGCGAGAACACCCCCATCCGCATCAGGGATTTGGGCCATGTCGCCCATGGCCCGGGATTGCGTCGCGGCGCCCTCGACGATGAGGGCGCCCCCGCAGTGGGCGGCGTTGTGGTCGCCCGCTACATGGAGAACCCCCTGGCTGTCATCTCCGCTGTGAAGGAGAAGATCGCGCAGATCCAGCCCGGGCTTCCCAGACGGATGCTCGAAGATGGCACGACAAGCCAGGTCACCCTCGTTCCATTCTACGATCGCACCACACTGATCCAAGAGACCCTTGGGACCC is a genomic window of Desulfobacteraceae bacterium containing:
- a CDS encoding efflux RND transporter permease subunit, with the protein product MTTHTNKTDHRPRGAWDALIGWFVDNKLIALLLAAMLIGGGLYVAPFSFESGFLPRDPVPVDAIPDIGENQQIVFTEWPGRSPRDIEDQITYPLTTALMGIPGVRTVRSSSMFGFSSIYVIFNDDVEFYWSRSRVLEKLSSLPPGTVPDGLTPTLGPDATALGQIFWYTLEGRDPQGRTVGGWDPDELRSIQDWTVRYALQSVEGVSEVASIGGFVREYQVDVDPEAMRAHGVSLTQVVNAVRNSNLDVGARTLEINSVEYVVRGLGFVKDIEDLEATVVVARENTPIRIRDLGHVAHGPGLRRGALDDEGAPAVGGVVVARYMENPLAVISAVKEKIAQIQPGLPRRMLEDGTTSQVTLVPFYDRTTLIQETLGTLSTALYQQILITIIVVLIMLRNLRSSVLISSMLPLGVLAAFVLMKVTGVDANIMALGGIAIAIGTMVDIGIVFVENINQHMDQAPPAAPRAAVVRRAAAEVAPAVMTSVLTTVVSFLPVFGLSSTELRLFAPLAFTKTFAMTGALLFALLVLPGAALIVFRKRPEAPRIPATGPRRIALSMLRVEHMRDWLFFGLGILLLRHSLLGGLLVMFLGAYRLARPLLSTTLNKRMTLAENVVAIVTVTLLLTEDWLPLGRGTGILVNLLFVGVLIATVMGAFRLFESLYPRLLRGILRRKLLFLLFPAGILLFGTTAWLGFETVFGFLPQSVRLSRPVSTVAHAFPGFGREYMPPFDEGSYLYMPTTMPHASIGEV